Proteins from a genomic interval of Medicago truncatula cultivar Jemalong A17 chromosome 3, MtrunA17r5.0-ANR, whole genome shotgun sequence:
- the LOC25488850 gene encoding uncharacterized protein, which yields MAATTTTQLINLTRFPRFNLRHFSVNNVHILHHQPFPSKLYYNHRSNLKTINCNSKLNNSSGGEPYEIDEGVFGGYNGIEEESDEDHVESSVDLLIKFLNGYEGCEN from the exons ATGGCAGCTACAACGACAACACAATTGATCAATCTCACACGCTTTCCACGCTTCAATCTTCGCCACTTCTCAGTAAACAATGTTCACATTCTTCATCACCAACCCTTTCCTTCCAAACTCTACTACAACCATCGTTCAAATCTCAAAACCATCAATTGCAATAGCAAG CTGAATAACTCAAGTGGGGGAGAACCATATGAGATTGATGAAGGTGTTTTTGGAGGATATAATGGGATTGAAGAGGAGAGTGATGAGGATCACGTAGAGAGTAGTGTTGATTTGTTGATAAAATTCTTGAATGGGTATGAAGGGTGTGAGAATTAA
- the LOC25488849 gene encoding flavonol synthase/flavanone 3-hydroxylase: MVEPIIPTIDLFPFLKENKDGNKKKAMETITKACSEYGFFQIVNHGVSLDLMKQAMELSKTFFNYSDEEKNKSSPSSNAPLPAGYSRQPSHSPDKNEYLLVFPPRSNFNVYPQNPPKLREVVEELFAQMSKIGVVIENIINECLGLPPNFLKEFNNDRSWDFMVALRYLPASNNENVGITEHEDGNCVTFVLQDEVGGLEVLSNEEWVPVVPAEGTIVVNVGDVIQVLSNKKFKSATHRVVRKGEKSRYSFVFFHNLNGEKWVEPLPQFTKEIGESPKYRGFLYKEYQELRMRNKTHPPSRPEDIINLTHYAIDN, from the exons ATGGTTGAGCCTATTATTCCCACAATTGATCTCTTTCCTTTCCTCAAAGAAAACAAGGATGGCAACAAAAAGAAAGCCATGGAAACAATCACAAAAGCATGTTCTGAATATGGTTTCTTCCAAATTGTGAACCATGGTGTTTCTTTAGATTTGATGAAACAAGCCATGGAGTTATCCAAAACATTTTTCAATTACTCAGATGAAGAAAAGAACAAGAGCAGTCCTTCTTCTAATGCTCCACTTCCTGCTGGCTATAGTAGACAGCCATCACACTCACCAGACAAAAATGAATACTTGCTTGTTTTTCCTCCAAGATCTAACTTCAATGTTTACCCTCAAAATCCTCCTAAGTTAAG GGAAGTAGTTGAAGAACTTTTTGCACAAATGAGCAAGATTGGAGTTGTGATAGAGAACATTATAAATGAGTGTTTAGGCCTCCCTCCCAATTTCCTCAAAGAATTCAACAATGACAGAAGCTGGGATTTCATGGTGGCCTTGCGTTACTTACCAGCTTCTAACAACGAAAATGTCGGAATCACAGAGCATGAAGATGGCAACTGTGTTACCTTTGTTCTTCAAGATGAAGTAGGAGGTTTGGAAGTCCTTAGTAATGAAGAATGGGTTCCTGTTGTTCCTGCAGAAGGCACTATAGTGGTTAATGTTGGTGATGTTATTCAG GTCTTGAGTAACAAAAAGTTCAAGAGTGCAACTCATAGAGTTGtaagaaaaggagaaaaaagcCGGTACTCATTTGTGTTCTTCCATAACTTAAATGGAGAGAAATGGGTTGAACCATTACCACAATTCACCAAAGAGATTGGGGAATCACCAAAGTATAGAGGATTCCTTTATAAGGAGTATCAAGAGCTAAGAATGAGGAACAAGACACATCCACCTTCTAGGCCAGAGGATATAATCAACCTTACTCATTATGCAATTGATAACTAG
- the LOC25479881 gene encoding uncharacterized protein isoform X3 — translation MTGRTGTFICSSHSKKVALIWLISALCFFILFQMALRNSSNTLPSPSSDSLNLNTERRSKLYDKMARDLDEHGAAFLKHGETSQSLSISDIFTLKDGSVTPVLKPASPPIRANVLYLSTEFSFPIAEAVKNIFAPYFDKAIWFQNSSMYHFSMFHASHHIVPVEAEASSVETVASKLCPLKIVLDRVVLTSTGVLLGCWQVISGSDPITIRSRLKNALPRAPEKQLYDAAILHTTFARLLGPPRTSFTELLKTSNELQFFHELVNQLNSQFQGFEVCGYLFVCFIDGRIKIVVEDLSSLNIIGKSLFHLGFFSETPI, via the exons ATGACGGGTAGAACTGGAACATTCATCTGTTCGAGTCATTCCAAAAAGGTAGCGTTGATTTGGCTTATCTCTGCCTTATGCTTCTTCATTTTGTTCCAAATGGCCCTTCGTAATTCCTCAAACACCCTACCATCACCTTCTTCGG ATTCGCTAAATTTAAATACGGAGAGAAGATCCAAATTATATGATAAGATGGCAAGGGATCTCGATGAGCATGGAGCTGCTTTTCTGAAACATGGTGAAACCTCTCAGTCACTTTCGATTTCAGACATCTTTACCTTGAAAGATGGATCTGTAACACCTGTATTGAAG CCTGCAAGTCCTCCAATTCGAGCTAATGTGTTGTATTTGAGTACTGAATTCTCTTTCCCCATTGC GGAGGCTGTTAAAAATATTTTCGCTCCATACTTTGATAAAG CAATCTGGTTTCAGAACTCGAGTATGTACCATTTTAGCATGTTCCATGCCTCCCACCATATTGTACCT GTAGAAGCTGAAGCATCTTCTGTGGAAACTGTTGCTTCAAAGCTATGCcctttgaaaattgttttggatAGAGTGGTTTTAACTTCAACAGGGGTGCTCCTTGGTTGCTGGCAG gtaatctCGGGTAGTGATCCCATAACCATTCGTTCTAGGTTGAAGAATGCGCTCCCACGTGCACCAGAGAAGCAACTT TATGATGCTGCAATTCTTCACACTACATTCGCAAGGCTTTTGGGTCCACCAAGAACATCGTTTACG GAACTGCTTAAAACATCAAATGAACTCCAATTTTTCCATGAGTTAGTGAATCAACTTAATAGTCAGTTCCAAGGATTCGAGGTTTGTggttatttatttgtttgttttatagaTGGCAGAATCAAAATTGTAGTTGAAGACTTGAGTAGTTTAAATATTATAGGAAAGAGCCTTTTTCATTTAGGTTTTTTTAGTGAAACACCAATTTAA
- the LOC25479881 gene encoding uncharacterized protein isoform X1, which translates to MTGRTGTFICSSHSKKVALIWLISALCFFILFQMALRNSSNTLPSPSSDSLNLNTERRSKLYDKMARDLDEHGAAFLKHGETSQSLSISDIFTLKDGSVTPVLKPASPPIRANVLYLSTEFSFPIAEAVKNIFAPYFDKAIWFQNSSMYHFSMFHASHHIVPVSATKVEVEAEASSVETVASKLCPLKIVLDRVVLTSTGVLLGCWQVISGSDPITIRSRLKNALPRAPEKQLYDAAILHTTFARLLGPPRTSFTELLKTSNELQFFHELVNQLNSQFQGFEVCGYLFVCFIDGRIKIVVEDLSSLNIIGKSLFHLGFFSETPI; encoded by the exons ATGACGGGTAGAACTGGAACATTCATCTGTTCGAGTCATTCCAAAAAGGTAGCGTTGATTTGGCTTATCTCTGCCTTATGCTTCTTCATTTTGTTCCAAATGGCCCTTCGTAATTCCTCAAACACCCTACCATCACCTTCTTCGG ATTCGCTAAATTTAAATACGGAGAGAAGATCCAAATTATATGATAAGATGGCAAGGGATCTCGATGAGCATGGAGCTGCTTTTCTGAAACATGGTGAAACCTCTCAGTCACTTTCGATTTCAGACATCTTTACCTTGAAAGATGGATCTGTAACACCTGTATTGAAG CCTGCAAGTCCTCCAATTCGAGCTAATGTGTTGTATTTGAGTACTGAATTCTCTTTCCCCATTGC GGAGGCTGTTAAAAATATTTTCGCTCCATACTTTGATAAAG CAATCTGGTTTCAGAACTCGAGTATGTACCATTTTAGCATGTTCCATGCCTCCCACCATATTGTACCTGTAAGTGCCACCAAAGTAGAG GTAGAAGCTGAAGCATCTTCTGTGGAAACTGTTGCTTCAAAGCTATGCcctttgaaaattgttttggatAGAGTGGTTTTAACTTCAACAGGGGTGCTCCTTGGTTGCTGGCAG gtaatctCGGGTAGTGATCCCATAACCATTCGTTCTAGGTTGAAGAATGCGCTCCCACGTGCACCAGAGAAGCAACTT TATGATGCTGCAATTCTTCACACTACATTCGCAAGGCTTTTGGGTCCACCAAGAACATCGTTTACG GAACTGCTTAAAACATCAAATGAACTCCAATTTTTCCATGAGTTAGTGAATCAACTTAATAGTCAGTTCCAAGGATTCGAGGTTTGTggttatttatttgtttgttttatagaTGGCAGAATCAAAATTGTAGTTGAAGACTTGAGTAGTTTAAATATTATAGGAAAGAGCCTTTTTCATTTAGGTTTTTTTAGTGAAACACCAATTTAA
- the LOC25479881 gene encoding uncharacterized protein isoform X2, producing MTGRTGTFICSSHSKKVALIWLISALCFFILFQMALRNSSNTLPSPSSDSLNLNTERRSKLYDKMARDLDEHGAAFLKHGETSQSLSISDIFTLKDGSVTPVLKPASPPIRANVLYLSTEFSFPIAEAVKNIFAPYFDKAIWFQNSSMYHFSMFHASHHIVPVSATKVEVEAEASSVETVASKLCPLKIVLDRVVLTSTGVLLGCWQVISGSDPITIRSRLKNALPRAPEKQLYDAAILHTTFARLLGPPRTSFTELLKTSNELQFFHELVNQLNSQFQGFEAVVSELWYVEEYNVLALALNGRMTIRKFKLGCSRD from the exons ATGACGGGTAGAACTGGAACATTCATCTGTTCGAGTCATTCCAAAAAGGTAGCGTTGATTTGGCTTATCTCTGCCTTATGCTTCTTCATTTTGTTCCAAATGGCCCTTCGTAATTCCTCAAACACCCTACCATCACCTTCTTCGG ATTCGCTAAATTTAAATACGGAGAGAAGATCCAAATTATATGATAAGATGGCAAGGGATCTCGATGAGCATGGAGCTGCTTTTCTGAAACATGGTGAAACCTCTCAGTCACTTTCGATTTCAGACATCTTTACCTTGAAAGATGGATCTGTAACACCTGTATTGAAG CCTGCAAGTCCTCCAATTCGAGCTAATGTGTTGTATTTGAGTACTGAATTCTCTTTCCCCATTGC GGAGGCTGTTAAAAATATTTTCGCTCCATACTTTGATAAAG CAATCTGGTTTCAGAACTCGAGTATGTACCATTTTAGCATGTTCCATGCCTCCCACCATATTGTACCTGTAAGTGCCACCAAAGTAGAG GTAGAAGCTGAAGCATCTTCTGTGGAAACTGTTGCTTCAAAGCTATGCcctttgaaaattgttttggatAGAGTGGTTTTAACTTCAACAGGGGTGCTCCTTGGTTGCTGGCAG gtaatctCGGGTAGTGATCCCATAACCATTCGTTCTAGGTTGAAGAATGCGCTCCCACGTGCACCAGAGAAGCAACTT TATGATGCTGCAATTCTTCACACTACATTCGCAAGGCTTTTGGGTCCACCAAGAACATCGTTTACG GAACTGCTTAAAACATCAAATGAACTCCAATTTTTCCATGAGTTAGTGAATCAACTTAATAGTCAGTTCCAAGGATTCGAG GCAGTGGTGTCCGAACTGTGGTACGTTGAGGAATACAATGTGCTTGCTCTTGCATTAAATGGAAGAATGACCATTCGCAAATTCAAACTTGGTTGCTCAAGAGATTGA